The region CCTTCTGTTATGGCATTAGCTTGCGTCGTCGATGAAGGGGAGGGTTTTGATCCTAATATATCAAAGCGCTCATTTTCAATTTATGCATTAGAGTCCGTTTTACCAAAGCTACAGATCCGATTAAAAGCATTGCTTAAAGGAAGCGGTATAACGGTTACATTAAAAGAGTTACCAAGTAATGAAGAAGAGATCCTTGATGCTCTGATGCTAGAGAAAGTGGATTTAGTATTAGATGTAATGAAACCAAGACAATCATCATTGAGAAGTCTGGTGGTGTCAGAAGATAAAATCTGTTGTATTGCGCGATGTGATCATCCAAGAATAATGGGACATATTACTAGAGATATGTTTTTTGAAGAGCAGCATGCCTTTTTAAATATCCGTCGTTTTAAACAAACCATAACAGATTACTTAGCTGAAGAGGTGCTGCCAAATCGTAAAATGGGCAGTGAGCATACCTCTATGATGGGAATGATGGCATGTGTTGCACAATCGGATTTTATTGGTATTAATTCGATACGTTTGATATCTCAATATAAAGAGAGCTTTGGTTTACAATTATTGGATGTTCCTTTTCCTGTACGATCAACCAAAATACACATGCTTTGGCCAACTAAGTTTGAAAACAATAAAGCAAACCAATGGCTGCGACAATTAATTATCGCAGCCGAAAAGAATTAAGGGCTAAGGAACAAGCCATGCTGTTTTTTTAGATTTAGAAAGTAACCAACTTAAGCCAAGTGCGCCAGCACCACTAAGGAACACCCAAACCGGAATAACCCACATAGGGTTTTGTCCTTCGTACCATGCATAATTTTTCATTGGCCACAAGAATAGAGGATGGAGTAAGTAAATTCCTAAGCTGTAGGTACTGATAAATCCAACAATGGTTCGGGATTTATCAGACAGTGATTCTCCATAATAACGACAAACAAAAAACAGCATTCCAGCTGCAGCAACAGTATTAATAGTTTTGTAAGATAACCATCTGCCTACGGTATATTCTCCCAGTAATACACTTTGGGTTATCACCATATAAACAGTGGCTGCTAATGCAGTGATACCAATAAACAGCGCGATGATGGTGTTTGTTTTAGTTAATGAAACTCGTTGGTATAGCACATAACCTAATAGTAAGTAACCACTATACAGCCAGATCTCAGTACTCCAGAATCCTTCAAATTTGACAAGAAAGAAACAGGTAGTGAGTAGCCATACTCCAATAACAGAGAAGAGAGCGGTGTTATCTATCTTTTGAACCATGACTCTAAAGAAAGGGATCACAATATATAAGGGAAGAAAGTAATAAAAGAACCCTAAATGGTAATAGGTGTATTCAAAAGGTAGGTCGATAAGTACCATTTTTGTTGATTCAAAATCATAACCCTGCGCGGTTAATCCTGAGAATAAAGCATAAAATACCGACCAGAAAAGAAAGGGAACAAGTACTTTCCCGAGTCGTTTTTTTACATAATAAGGCGCATCAAACTCTCGCTTATCACTGAGCATTAATGCCCCTGTGATCATAATAAACACCGGAACAGCCCAGCGACTTAAGCTGTTTACTGATACCGCCGTTACCCATTGGTCAAATGGAATTGAATTCAACTCATGTCGGTAGGGAGCTAATACGTGAATCGCGACGACTGCAACTGCAGCTATGCATCTTAGTAAATCAAAAAAGAAAATTCTTCCCATAATATGCACAGTTCTCCAAGATTTGCGTAATAAGTGATAACCAACAACCAATTAATAGTTATTTGTTATATATAAAAGTGGTTGCATTTGATATATAAGTTGTTTTTTATAAAAAATAGCCAGATATCATAAATCAACTAAAATTAAAGTCGAAAAATCATGTATTATTTATATGTATTATTAACATATAAAGGATTAAGTATGAAAGCGATAGTAGGGTTAATTTTATCATGCTCTGTGGTTTCTGTTGCTAGTCAAGCAGCAGAAGAGATTTCTGTCACGCCATATATTGTTGGTGGGGTTAGTGCAAATGTTGCTAATTACCCTTATATGGCCTCATTAATGTTTGAATATAAAACTAAACCTGGTGTTGTTTATCCATTTTGTGGTGGATCTGTTCTTGATGAGCGACATATTTTAACCGCAGCGCATTGTGTATATGATACTTCACCTTCTCAAGTTGCCAATATGAAAGTGGCGATCGAAGTTAATGATGGACAGGGTATGGCCGCAGCTCAAAAAGTAGCTGTAAAAAAGATTTATTATCCAGATAATTATAATAACTCTACCCTAATTAATGATGTAGCTGTCTTAGAATTGTCAGAATCACTACCTAATTATACTTATAAACACGCAGTTAAATTAGGAGATACGTCAGATCAAGACTATAGAATGCCAATGACGGAATTTACAGCTGTTGGTTATGGTCGTTTTAGTACCAGTAATGATAACAATGGTGAGAATAAAAGTGTTGAGTTTAGAGAAACTCAAGTTACTTATGTTAACCCAACAGATTGTAATTTTTGGGCTAATTATACGACATCGAATAAGCAAGTATGTGCAACGGGACGCTCGTTTGATAATAGTAATTTAGTGACAGCAACTTGTCAGGGGGACTCTGGTGGTCCGTTAATCTGGAATGGTTCCCAAATTGGAATCGTGAGTTTTGGTCCATTGATTTGTGGGGATGGCAGATTAAATAGCCAATCGGTCTTTACAGACGTAAGCCAGTATAAAGATTGGATTAGAAAAGCACAAAAAGGAGAGTTGTCTTCGGTCATTACCGTTACAGAAGATAGCTATAGTGAAAGCTCTGGAGGTTCAATTCCTCTAGGTATGATTTTTGTTCTTTCAATATTTGGATTTTACCGTAAGTATCATTAATTTATGTGAGTTAATGTAAAAAAGGGCATAACGTAATGTTATGCCCTTTTTCTTTCTTAAGTACTAAATAGCTTTAGGTATAGCTTAAGACTAAGCTATTCCAAGCTTTCTTTTGTTGCTCAAATTGCCGTTTTATCTGTTTATGTTGAACACGTAAAACAGCCAATTCATATTTCTTCGATAACGAATTTTTCTTATTATCAAGGAGCTGTTTTTTTGAATCGTAATACTCTGACATGCGTTCAATTAGCGCATCATACTCAGCTTCTAAATGTTCTTTTACGATGTGATAATTGTGTAATGTAGCAATTTTATCTTCCGCTTTTTTTCGCAGCATAAGCGCTTTAGCTTTCTCTATTTTAGCTTGAGGGCTAACTCGTAATTTAGTTGTTAAACCAAACCATGAGCAGCTTTTAATAAACCACTTTGTAGGATCATATTGCCACCAGTAAATACCATTACGGTAATCATTTTCAAAAATGTGGTGGTAATTATGGTAACCCTCACCAAAAGTAAATATAGCTAAAATGCCATTATCACGAGCGGTGTTTTTTTCAGTATAAGGTTGAGAGCCCCAAATATGGGCTAATGAGTTAATAAAGAAAGTTGTATGGTGGCTTAACACTAAACGTACTGCGCCTATCATAAGTAACATTCCAATAATGTCCCCGTAAATAACGCCAAGAAGTACTGGAATACCAAGATTCATAAGAAGAGCAAGTGGTACATAGTGATTATGTTGCCACATAATTACATTATCTTTTTGAAGGTCGCGGCAATTGCTATATTCATTACAGGCAGAGGATTGGTAGTGACGTAACATCCAGCCAATATGAGAATACCAAAAGCCACGCTTTGCAGAGTATGGATCTTTATCATTATTATCGACATGGCGATGGTGTACTCGATGATCGGAAGACCAATGTAATGCACTATTTTGTAAAGCGAAAGCGCCACCTAAAGCAAAAATAAAGCGTAAAGCAGGATGGGCGCTATAAGCCTTGTGCGACCAGAGACGATGGTAACCAGCTGTAATAGATAGATTACAAAAACTGAAAGTAAGAAGCAGCCATATCCAATGCTCAGCTCCTAAACCATGGTAATAGGCATAAAGAGGAGTCGCGACTAAAGCAAGTAATAGGCTTGAGGTAAATATAAATACATTTAACCAAATGATTGGTGGTTTTGATCCTTGATGCATAATAAACATTCCATTTAGGCGTACAGTTGTGCGCTAGAATAGGTTGTGTCGATATTTTAGTCAAGAAAAGGTGAAAGTAAATTTGTAACAAATGTGATGAAATGAGAAGGATCTTATAGATTATAGTGGTGTAATTACAACTGCTGCGGCTTTATGGGTAATAATTAACTGATAATTATAAGGGGCTAGGGTATAGCATAATAACTTTGCTATTAAAGATGAGAAGAGTTATTTGAAGAAGTTAAAATAAATTTGATATAATGCTAGGCATATATAATTGAAATAAAGTAGAACAACGATGAAACTTAGTTTTTCAGAAGGCGACATTATAACTAATCAATATGAATTAGTCGTACGGCTTAAGAATGCATCTAAAACAATGTTGCAAGCAGAGGTAGATGGGTTAACTCTTATTGGGGGCGCAAATGTGCTCAGTGCTGTAGGTAGTGGGCTTAAATGGTCGATTAAACTTGATAATGCAGAGCAATTGGAGTTACTTTCAAAAGAGATAGGGGTTGCGATTGAGTTTTACTAATCGTAACCTATATATATACCAATGCTCCTAATTAGGCAGAACAATTTGATCTTTACCTTGTTGTTTTGCCTGATACATATTGCTGTCTGCAGTTTGAATTAATGCTTCTAAATTGCACTGTTTTGCTTGGCATAGACTGATACCAATACTGACAGTGACTGTATGCTCTTTATTTGAAAACTTATACGGTTCTTGTTTACAAGTATGTAAAATCTGTTCGGCAATCTCATTTGCTTGTTCAAGGTTTTTATCGGGAAGAAAAATAATAAATTCTTCACCTCCCCACCGTCCAACAAAGCCTTGATTATCGACGATAGATCTACATTGCAGCGCGAAGCGTTTAATGACTTCATCCCCAGCAGAGTGACCAAATTGATCATTAATACATTTAAAATTATCAATATCGATTAAAAGGCAGGTTTGAGAAGGGCAAGTATCCTTACTTGTTTGTTGATTTAATTTTTCAGTTATTGCGCGACGATTGAGTAAACCCGTTAAGTCATCATAAGAGGCTTGATATTGGATCTGTTGTTCTAATTGATATTTTTCAGTGACGTCAATAACGGAGCTTTGAACGGCCGGTTTATCATCCCAGATTATTGCGCTTTCATAGATCTGAAAATAACGGTGTTTACCATCGAGTCGAATATTTTCTACAATATTATTTATTGTTTTGTGTTCTTTTGAGATCAACTTTTGGTAAATCGCTTTCGCATTATCTCGGTTTGACTCTGGAATAAGACACTCTAATGATGGCATGTTCATTACTTGAGCAACGGATGTAGCTCCAATTGCATTAACATATGAAGGGTTTACCATTAATGGAACAAAATTACGATGGACAATAATGCCTTGAAGCGAGTTCCAGATAAGATCTTTATATTTCTGCTCTTGCTCTAAGATACGTTGATTTGTTTGATCTACCATTGACATATCGATTACGGTAATTTGAAGTGCAGGTTCACCTTCCCACTCAATGACATGATCAACGGTTAAGACTGAGAACATTTGACCTTGTTTATTTTGGTTTACATAAGAGCGCACTTTAGGCTGTTCTTTGCCTGAGATAACATCACAGTAAGCTTGTTGGGCTGAATTATGAAATTTAGGGTCAATGATTTCAAATAAAGAACTAAGATTCATTACTTCATCAGTAGATTTGAAGCCAAACATTTGAGCATATTTTTCATCTACATAAAGAGGAAGAAAATTACGATGGATTACCACACCATAGGTGGAGTCGATATGGATGGCTTTCATTACGTATCCTAGCTCATATATATGTATAGCTCCATGTTATACTTTCGTTAAAGATAAATAAACCCACATGATAGAAATAAACAGTGAATCGCATTATTTTTCCTTTCATTTTCGGTAAGATCTTTCTGTACGATTTTATGCTTGTTATGATTAATGCATTATATATGATAGCCAGTTTATGGTGAGAGGTAAGAGTGACAAAGGGGAAAACGAATAAAGCGATGATGACTAAGCAGAAAATTATAGATACTGCTTTTGATATCACTATTAAGAATGGCTTTGAGACTGCTACATTTACATATATAGCAAAAACGGCGGGTATATCTAAATCAGGTATTAATGCTCATTTTGACAGAAAATCGGATATTGCTGCAGAATTAGCTCCTATTTATGAGAGTATAATTAAAGAGCCTCTGAGGTTTGGTTCACCTGAAGAGTTCTATGAGTCTTGGATACATGCTTTTGAGAGTAATGATAAATTTAGATCAGCAGTATTAACTGCAGGACCAATCATTCCAAAATTGGATGGTGTTAAAGGATTGTTTGATATCATTAAGGGTAATAAGGAAGAAATTCAAAAGTGTGTTTATATGTGTATCGGCTATTCAGTTATTCACTCATCGTAGGCGAGCAGTATAGGTTACGCCAGTCAGTTAGTCTGACTGGCGTTCTTGTTAATTTGAAATAAAATATAAATGTTCTTGGGTTTTTGGATTGCATTTAATATCGCAATACTTGTCTTTCATTTTTAATATTTCATCTATAGATCTAATGAATGCATCAACGACTTTAGGGTCAAAATGGACACCTGATTCTGATTTAATAAGCTCAATGGCTTTCTTATCACTCCATGCATTTTTATAGGGTCTTTCTGTTGTTAGCGCATCGTACACGTCTGCAATAGCGATAATCCTTGCTGAAAGTGGTATATCTTCTTTGGCTAGGTTATATGGGTATCCTGAGCCATCCCATTTTTCATGATGAGCGATAGATATCTCTTTGGCCATAATTAGTAAGGGGTCGCTATGATCACCAATTATTTTTGCTCCGAATATTGGGTGTTCTTTCATTATTATCCATTCCGACTCAGTCAACTTACCTGGTTTATGCAATATTTTGTCTGGAATACCAATCTTACCGATGTCGTGCATAGGGGCAGCAGTAAATAAGTCCTCACACCATATATCAGTACATCCGTAGTTTTTGGCAACAATCTTTGCGTAATGGCTCATTCTGATGACGTGCATCCCAGTATCGTTATCTTTAAATTCAGCGGCATTACCTAGTCTTTCTATCAGGCTTCTGTTGAGCTCTGATTGTTTGTTCGTTACTTTTCTAACTATTATTAAGGTGAAACCTATACACAGAATGACAAAAATACTCATTCCTGAAGTAATGAGTATTAAGGCTTCTTTAAAGTCATTATGTTCCGTAAGAGCTTCATCTACATTAATCTTCGCTATGAAGTTAGCTTTGAATGCATTTTGCCAACTGGTTACTGCAAATACTTCATTTCCTAAGTAATCAGTAGTTATCTCCATTTTACCTACATCGCCATTATTTGGTGGGCTAGTGAACGTGATTATGCCGCTCTTTTTATTACCGAGACAATTTCCACTTTTACATCGCGATATAATTACGCCATCATGATCAACTGCAATCATTTCACCGGTTTTCTGAAAGTATTTTTTGTAGCTATCGGGAAAGAACAATTCATCAGTGATTATTTCACTAATGATTACGCCATAAATTTCATCGGTTTTGCCATTTATTATTGGTGTAGAGAAGAATAGATTCCCTTTGTATCCTTGATCTGCATGATCAAAATATGCACCAATAGAGAATATTGAAGATCGGCCTTTAAGTGCATTCAAAAAATGTGGGTAAACATCTTCATTGAATTCTCTATATCCGATATTTTTACCATAACTCGCTAATTTTGCTCCTTTTGTTGTGAAGATAGCAAAAGCATTGGTTTTTCCTACATGAAGAGTTTCGTATTTTTTGAATACATCAATAAGTCTATTTTTTGTCTTCAATACCTCCTCAGTAATTGGATTATTTCTAGTTATGATAAGGCTTTCAAATATATCGATAAACTCGGGGGTTGATGTGATATAAGCGTGTGTTATTTTCATTATGTTTAGTGTCTCTTCAACATCGTCCTTGTAGCTGTGGATCACCTTGATCAAGTCGCTTTCTGTCCTATTAAGTGCGTATCTCTCACTAGACTCAATGAGCAGAAAGCATACGAACATGGCAATTAAAATGAAAGATGCTATCGATAATAAAAAGGAGTAGAGAAATTTGTTTGAATTGATCCTGAGGTTAGATAGTTTTGAGTCTGCCATTTTTGATGCAATGCTGAAACTTACCCACAGCAGTAGGATCACTAAAATAAAAATGGTGCCGTAGTACCATATGTTGAATCTATCTTTATTGTTAAACACTTCGTCGTTCATAAATACATAGATAGAACCAACTACAAGCCCATCATAAACGATATTTGATTCACCGCGCTCTGAGTAGGATTCAAGATTATCATTGGTACCTGAGTCAAATGTGCCTCCAACATGATTTCTTGAATAAGTAAGAAAGTTCTTTCCACTAACCGCATCTTTTATGATAAGTCTGTTTATTGACTGCTCATGTTCAATAATTGATTTTATTGTTTTTTTAGGTTTTTTTCATCAAGATTATAGAGGTGGTACGCGATTAGGTCTGAAATTTTCACTGCAGTTAATTCTGCAGTGGTTTGTTTAATTTCTGGACTTTTAACGCCTTGCTTCAGGGTAAGGAAAATTAAATAAGCGATCAAAATGATTGAAAGGATAGTGACCTGATATGTACTCTTTATTGTTGTCATAGATCTTCTCCATGTTTTTGATATTTATTAAAGAGATCTTTAATGTAGCCATCGTCTACTAATTGCTGAATAGTTTGATTAATTTTTGGTAATAGATTTGCGTTTTTCTTGGTTAGTCTAAGCGTAAGATCAAATTGTTTGATTGTTGGTGTTATCCCTATCACATCTCTATTGATATTTGTTGAGTTGGCAATATCTAAAGGCATAAGCATATAGTCACATCTACCCATATCTACCATTTTTGCTGAATTTACTTCTGTGGTGATATCTTTATCGATATTGCTTATATTTACATCGTGAAAGCCAAGTACTGAGCATGATGTTAGGTGACTAAAGTCGCTTTCTTTACTTGGTGGTATATCAAAAAGAGATTTTCGATATATGATAACTTCAGACGATTTAAATAATGGAATACTGTATATGCTGTTTTTTATTTCTAGTTCTTCAGTTCTCCATTCTTTTGCGATGCCAGGTTCTACATCTACCTTTTGATATTTCATTAGGTGTCTAACTCGTAATTGTGGAAAAAATTTGAATTTAAATTCTATGTCGTTCATTTCTCCAATCTGGTTTAATAATTCAATATAGACCCCATTTTCAGGAGACCCACGTTGTGGTTGGATGAAATATGGGTAACGGTCTTCGTTTATTAATGCCACATCAAGAGCGACTCTTTCTTTTGCGGTGGCTATTGATGACATGATGAGGGAAATGGCTAGTACCATTGCATTTATTCTCGATTTCACTATGTAAGCCTTTCTCTTTTTATTTTTATGGGTTTAAAAGTTATGTTTCACTTTGTATCCCAATCAATTGAAATACTAGGTTTTATTACAATATGAAAAAATAAGTTTGACGGGTAGTAAATTATAGGTTTATCATCCTAGCACAATAAAAGGTCGTCATCCTTTTTTATTGTAGCACTTTATCACCGATAATGGGAACGCGGAATGATAAATGAGGTGTAGAACTACATCGATTCATAGTCTAACAGCATGTGAAGTCTCAGCATGCATTGGTTGTCTATTGAACAATCAAAATAATAATATAGGAAATTTAATGGATAGCATCATTGCAACCTTACTTGATGGTAGTACTAATCGTTACTTGTATAGCTCTTACGGAACGGTTCGTATTGTAAATGGCAAAAAAAATATCGAGATTCATATGTATAAAGCACTTGGTGCAAAGCAAACAGTAATGCTAAATATTGGCAAGGAAGCGATAATTACGACGGGTATTATTAATCATTTATTGATTAACGCTAAATCTGACTCTAGTGGTGATTTTAGACTTGTTCAGCAAGCGTTAAGTGAGATTGTGAATCATTAGATAATAAATGTTTAAACTGAAATTAAACATTTATTGTAGCCGCTGCTAATGTACCGATACAGTGAGAGGATAGTGTGAAAAATAAAGGTTTTACGTTAATAGAACTAGTAGTTGTCATTGTTATTCTTGGTATTTTATCAGTAATTGCAGCCCCTCGTTTTCTTAGGCTACAAGACGATGCTAAAACATCGGTAATTAAAGGAATTAGAAGCTCTGTGGATAGCGCACTGAGGATTGCTTATGGAAAACTGGCAATTGAAGGGGTCGAGAGCAAGGCTCTTCTATTACCAGGAGAAGTGCCAATTGATGGGTGCGGAGAGTGTTTATTTTCTTATGGATATCCTAAACGAGATTTTGATACGTTTTATGCGCTAGTTAATGGTGTTGGGGAAGGGGAAGATATCCAGTTAGCTTATACGATAGAGGCCACATCAGCCCCTACATTATTTTTTACATTTTCTGATAATATCATTGATGATTCTGGATTTCCGGTCATAAAAAATGATTCATGTTATGTGAAATATGAAGCGGTTGTAGTGAATACTGATGATGATGAGAAATCAAGTGATTATGTATTAACGGTCAAAGAATGTTAAAAATTTAAGTATATAAAAACCAGACTTTTAATTAAATATTTGTCTGGTTTTTTTAAGATTAAACTGCGCGATAAAACTCATATACATTGGTTTGAGTATGCTTTCTCTTTTTGGCATCATACATGGTTAGGTCAGCCGCTGCGATTAATTCTTTTGGTGAATTAATACCATCATGATTAGTAGCAATACCAGAAGAGCAACCAACAGTAATAATTTTTTCATCTATTTTCATCGGTTCACTTATCATATTCATGATACGAATTAAAGCAGACGTAATCTCTGATTCGTTTTTACAATCATTAAGTATTAATCCAAACTCATCACCACCAAGTCTAGCAAATGTATCGCCTTTTTTAATTGCCTTTGGAATTCGGTTCGCAATAATTTTAAGGAGTTGATCACCCGCATCATGGCCCAGGGTATCGTTAACCTCTTTGAATCCATTAAGGTCAATAAAGCAGAAAGCTATATTGTCACCACGCTCAATCTTATTTTTGAGTTCAGTCATACAATACTTTCGATTTTTAAGGCCAGTTAGGTAATCAGTCTCTAAGATTTTAGATTTAGCTCTCAGGCTTTTAGACATATAGGTAAGAGCGGGCATAGTAATAGTCGCGGCAATAAGGGCAATATATATATAATAAAGAAGACCTTTTCTATCATCTCTAATTTTATTTACGAATTCAGTTAAATCGTACCCTTTAAATTCATAAAACACCATATCATCGTACATTTCTTTAATTTTGTGTACTGTGAGTAAAATTGAAGGAAGATTTTCTTTCCAGTTATCATTGGATAAAAGTAAATTGTAGCCATCATCAAGGTGAATCATATGTTCATCAAGGTAGCTATTTACATAGTCTTGTATATTTTTGAAGACATTTGTGTCAGTGGCTAAAAACTCATAATTTACAACTAGGTAATCAATTCTATCTAAGATCTCTTGTTGTGAACTGTGCTCGTTATGCATAGCATCTAGAATTTCTACCTCTAAGAGTTGCACTTCACGACCAAATCTCCAAGAGGCCCAATAAGACGCTTTTATTCGCTCGATATACTTAATGGTTTCACGATCATACTCTGCCTGATCTTGTTTTATTTTATGAACAGTCAGAAATACGACTGCTAATAAAACTAAAAAAGCAATTATCCATTTTATTTTATCGTGAAGTAATATTTTCATTTTTCTACTCGTAAACGGTAATTTCAGTAGCGAACCAAACCAAGTGATAGCTCAATGATATTTCTGACATTTCTTCCTCACTCAGTTTACTTAAATCACTAATTATTAGTATAGGGCCTTTTTTTCTTATTGATATGTCACGGCCATTAGCCTGGTAAGCTAAAAAAAATGCTTCTTTTTCTAATGAGTCGCCAGTTATTTTTGCTTTATAACCGTTAGCTGCACTTACTTCTATATAATTAATCTTCGAAATTATTTCTTGGTTATTAAGTAAATCATAGAGGTAAACACCATTATATTTAATCAGTTTACGTTCCCAAGGGAGTGGTGTTGTAAGCATTGTTGGGGCGACGTTTTTAAGTTCTTTCATCGTATAAGAATAGCTTACATCCCTAGATGGAAAGTTAACTTTCATTGCCGCTTTAGTATCGGTACTCGCAAAAGAAAGCGATTGAAAGCTAGATATTATGAGAATTAGTAGGGTTTTTATAATATTAATGGGTGTCGTCCTTTTTTTCTTGCGAAGAAATAAAAATAAGAGTTTTTCTCTTGTAAATATTGATTATAACGCAGTTCTAATCAATATTTAAGCTCGTGGTCATTCTTTATACCAATTCCAGTAATTCTCTAGTCATTATTACTGGTTAAATCACATAATAGCTTCGTTAAAAATTATGTAAGTAGAATAACTACTTATCAGAATTTTTGCCTTGCTCTTAAGTGGTTTTCCTGCGTAATAAATAGACCATTTAATTAATGGCAATGGTATTATAAGGCTGAATTAATGCAGAATAACGACTTACTTAAATTAGAAGTGCATGAAATCCATATTCAACAGATACAAAAAAACCTCGTCATTTCTGACAAGGCTTCGTTGATGTTGGCGGAGCGGACGGGACTCGAACCCGCGACCCCCGGCGTGACAGGCCGGTATTCTAACCAACTGAACTACCGCTCCAATTTTTAAAACCCAGACTCTATCTGAATTTTCAAAAGTGGTGGAGGGATAGGGATTTGAACCCTAGAACCGCTATTAACGGTTGCCGGTTTTCAAGACCGGTGCTTTCGACCACTCAGCCATCCCTCCAGTGCG is a window of Aliivibrio wodanis DNA encoding:
- a CDS encoding HTH-type transcriptional regulator, LysR-family, whose translation is MPKQKDFDMNLLRVFVSVCQTGSFTKAAEELDLTQSSVSNAIRRLKASLGSELFVRSGRGIEMTNYGENLFKQVEPSVMALACVVDEGEGFDPNISKRSFSIYALESVLPKLQIRLKALLKGSGITVTLKELPSNEEEILDALMLEKVDLVLDVMKPRQSSLRSLVVSEDKICCIARCDHPRIMGHITRDMFFEEQHAFLNIRRFKQTITDYLAEEVLPNRKMGSEHTSMMGMMACVAQSDFIGINSIRLISQYKESFGLQLLDVPFPVRSTKIHMLWPTKFENNKANQWLRQLIIAAEKN
- a CDS encoding membrane protein, with amino-acid sequence MGRIFFFDLLRCIAAVAVVAIHVLAPYRHELNSIPFDQWVTAVSVNSLSRWAVPVFIMITGALMLSDKREFDAPYYVKKRLGKVLVPFLFWSVFYALFSGLTAQGYDFESTKMVLIDLPFEYTYYHLGFFYYFLPLYIVIPFFRVMVQKIDNTALFSVIGVWLLTTCFFLVKFEGFWSTEIWLYSGYLLLGYVLYQRVSLTKTNTIIALFIGITALAATVYMVITQSVLLGEYTVGRWLSYKTINTVAAAGMLFFVCRYYGESLSDKSRTIVGFISTYSLGIYLLHPLFLWPMKNYAWYEGQNPMWVIPVWVFLSGAGALGLSWLLSKSKKTAWLVP
- a CDS encoding exported serine protease, trypsin elastase; this translates as MKAIVGLILSCSVVSVASQAAEEISVTPYIVGGVSANVANYPYMASLMFEYKTKPGVVYPFCGGSVLDERHILTAAHCVYDTSPSQVANMKVAIEVNDGQGMAAAQKVAVKKIYYPDNYNNSTLINDVAVLELSESLPNYTYKHAVKLGDTSDQDYRMPMTEFTAVGYGRFSTSNDNNGENKSVEFRETQVTYVNPTDCNFWANYTTSNKQVCATGRSFDNSNLVTATCQGDSGGPLIWNGSQIGIVSFGPLICGDGRLNSQSVFTDVSQYKDWIRKAQKGELSSVITVTEDSYSESSGGSIPLGMIFVLSIFGFYRKYH
- a CDS encoding fatty acid desaturase translates to MHQGSKPPIIWLNVFIFTSSLLLALVATPLYAYYHGLGAEHWIWLLLTFSFCNLSITAGYHRLWSHKAYSAHPALRFIFALGGAFALQNSALHWSSDHRVHHRHVDNNDKDPYSAKRGFWYSHIGWMLRHYQSSACNEYSNCRDLQKDNVIMWQHNHYVPLALLMNLGIPVLLGVIYGDIIGMLLMIGAVRLVLSHHTTFFINSLAHIWGSQPYTEKNTARDNGILAIFTFGEGYHNYHHIFENDYRNGIYWWQYDPTKWFIKSCSWFGLTTKLRVSPQAKIEKAKALMLRKKAEDKIATLHNYHIVKEHLEAEYDALIERMSEYYDSKKQLLDNKKNSLSKKYELAVLRVQHKQIKRQFEQQKKAWNSLVLSYT
- a CDS encoding putative regulator, GGDEF family protein; its protein translation is MKAIHIDSTYGVVIHRNFLPLYVDEKYAQMFGFKSTDEVMNLSSLFEIIDPKFHNSAQQAYCDVISGKEQPKVRSYVNQNKQGQMFSVLTVDHVIEWEGEPALQITVIDMSMVDQTNQRILEQEQKYKDLIWNSLQGIIVHRNFVPLMVNPSYVNAIGATSVAQVMNMPSLECLIPESNRDNAKAIYQKLISKEHKTINNIVENIRLDGKHRYFQIYESAIIWDDKPAVQSSVIDVTEKYQLEQQIQYQASYDDLTGLLNRRAITEKLNQQTSKDTCPSQTCLLIDIDNFKCINDQFGHSAGDEVIKRFALQCRSIVDNQGFVGRWGGEEFIIFLPDKNLEQANEIAEQILHTCKQEPYKFSNKEHTVTVSIGISLCQAKQCNLEALIQTADSNMYQAKQQGKDQIVLPN
- the luxT gene encoding HTH-type transcriptional regulator LuxT, producing MTKGKTNKAMMTKQKIIDTAFDITIKNGFETATFTYIAKTAGISKSGINAHFDRKSDIAAELAPIYESIIKEPLRFGSPEEFYESWIHAFESNDKFRSAVLTAGPIIPKLDGVKGLFDIIKGNKEEIQKCVYMCIGYSVIHSS
- a CDS encoding response regulator, which produces MNDEVFNNKDRFNIWYYGTIFILVILLLWVSFSIASKMADSKLSNLRINSNKFLYSFLLSIASFILIAMFVCFLLIESSERYALNRTESDLIKVIHSYKDDVEETLNIMKITHAYITSTPEFIDIFESLIITRNNPITEEVLKTKNRLIDVFKKYETLHVGKTNAFAIFTTKGAKLASYGKNIGYREFNEDVYPHFLNALKGRSSIFSIGAYFDHADQGYKGNLFFSTPIINGKTDEIYGVIISEIITDELFFPDSYKKYFQKTGEMIAVDHDGVIISRCKSGNCLGNKKSGIITFTSPPNNGDVGKMEITTDYLGNEVFAVTSWQNAFKANFIAKINVDEALTEHNDFKEALILITSGMSIFVILCIGFTLIIVRKVTNKQSELNRSLIERLGNAAEFKDNDTGMHVIRMSHYAKIVAKNYGCTDIWCEDLFTAAPMHDIGKIGIPDKILHKPGKLTESEWIIMKEHPIFGAKIIGDHSDPLLIMAKEISIAHHEKWDGSGYPYNLAKEDIPLSARIIAIADVYDALTTERPYKNAWSDKKAIELIKSESGVHFDPKVVDAFIRSIDEILKMKDKYCDIKCNPKTQEHLYFISN